One window of Apteryx mantelli isolate bAptMan1 chromosome 8, bAptMan1.hap1, whole genome shotgun sequence genomic DNA carries:
- the EXTL2 gene encoding exostosin-like 2 — MRYFHFCKLPGRVMGIRLLRFTSVVIIVLLLVAGALTALLPNIKDDKMPNLRREPKTQSQSALDSFTLIMQTYNRTDLLLKLLNHYQAIPHLHKVIVVWNNVGEKIPEEMWNSLGPHPVPVVFKVQTVNRMRNRLQNFPELETKAVLMMDDDTLVSAHDLAFAFSVWQQFPEQIVGFVPRKHISTPLGVYTYGSFELQNPGFGNGDQYSMVLIGAAFFHSGYLEDFQKQPEAVYALIDETQNCDDIAMNFLVAKHTGKSSGVFVKPVDLRNLEKDTNSGYSGMWHRAEHLLQRSYCVNKLVNIYDGMPLKYSNIMISQFGFPNYANHKNKM, encoded by the exons ATGAG GTATTTTCACTTCTGTAAGCTTCCAGGAAGAGTTATGGGAATCCGCCTACTTCGCTTCACTTCTGTGGTGATCATTGTCTTACTTCTTGTAGCAGGTGCTTTAACAGCTTTGCTTCCCAATATCAAAGATGACAAAATGCCCAATTTGAGAAGGGAACCAAAAACCCAGAGTCAGTCTGCCTTGGATTCATTTACTCTTATTATGCAGACATACAATAGAACTGACTTACTGCTAAAACTTTTAAATCATTATCAAGCTATTCCCCATCTGCACAAGGTAATTGTTGTTTGGAACAATGTTGGTGAGAAGATACCAGAGGAAATGTGGAATTCCCTGGGGCCTCATCCTGTCCCTGTGGTCTTTAAAGTTCAAACGGTAAATCGTATGAGGAACAGACTCCAGAATTTCCCTGAGCTGGAAACAAAAG ctgtTTTAATGATGGATGATGATACACTAGTCAGTGCCCATGACCTTGCTTTTGCCTTCTCTGTTTggcag caattTCCAGAGCAGATAGTGGGATTTGTTCCTAGAAAGCACATTTCTACTCCTTTGGGTGTATACACTTATGGCAGCTTTGAATTGCAGAACCCTGGCTTTGGAAATGGAGATCAGTATTCTATGGTTCTTATTGGTGCAGCGTTTTTCCACAGTGGATATCTAGAGGACTTTCAAAAACAGCCAGAAGCTGTCTATGCCTTAATAGATGAAACTCAAAATTGTGATGATATTGCCATGAATTTTCTAGTGGCAAAGCATACTGGAAAGTCTTCAGGAGTGTTTGTGAAGCCTGTTGATTTAAGAAATTTAGAAAAAGACACTAACAGTGGCTATTCTGGAATGTGGCACCGAGCAGAGCATTTGTTACAGAGATCTTATTGTGTAAACAAACTGGTTAATATTTACGATGGCATGCCCTTAAAATATTCTAATATCATGATTTCTCAGTTTGGCTTTCCTAATTATGCCaaccacaaaaataaaatgtaa